The genomic segment CTACCTGTCCGGGCGTGAGGACCTGGCCGGGATGAGCACCGCCATGATGAGCCTTTTCCGGCGGGCACCCTGGCGGATCCGCGCCCGGATGGTCTAATTTCGCGACCAGCCGGTGAACTTCTGCTTACAGACCACCCGAAGTCGCCGCGGGGTGGGCACCATGCGGTCGTGGGTCCGTCCCAGATCGCCGTCAGCTTCGCCTTCCAGCCGCTGTACAGCCTGCACACCGGCGGTGCCGTGGCGATGGAAGCACTCGCGCGCGCCGGGCACGGGGAGCACTCGGTGGCCAGGCTGCTCGACGAAGCCGCCCGCGCGGGCAGGCTCGCCGAGACCGACGTGGCGCTGGCCGCGCACGCCGTCCGCCAGGAGGCCGGTGGGCAGGCGCTGCTGCCGCTGCACCTGAACCTGACCGCCGCTTCGGTCGCCGAGGGCGCCGCGCGGTTCACCCCGCTGTTCGACGTGCTGGACGAGGTCGGCAGGCGGCCGCGTGAGGTGGTGCTGGAGATCGGCCCGCCGTTCGGCCGCGTGCGCCCGGCGGACCTGCTCGACAGCATGGCCGCGCTGACCGACCTCGGCTTCCGGCTGGCGCTGGACGCGCTCGGCCGCGGCGACCTGCCGCTGGCGCTGCTGGCCGCCGCGCCGGCGAGCACGCTCAAGGTGGACGGCACGCTCACCACCCGCGCCCCCGGCGACCCGGCCTCGGCGGCGATCTTCGAGGCCCTGCTGCACTTCGCGTCCCGCACCGGCGCCCGGCTGGTGGCCACCGGCGTGGAGAACCCCGCGCACCTGGAGGTGGTGCGCGGGCTCGGCATCCGGGTGGCGCAGGGGCCGCTGTTCACCGGGCACGACAGCCTGCTCGAGGGCATGACCTTGCCGTTGCCGGTGACCACCGAGCAGGTCACCCGGTCGGCCGCGCCCCGGGTCAAGGACTTCCTCAAGCCGGCCACCACCCTGCCCGCCTCGGCCACCTGCGAAGAGGTCCGGGAGGCGCTGGCCGCCGCAGAACGGGTCACCGGCATCGTCGGGGTGGACGACCGCGAGCGTCCACTGTGGTCGGTCGACCGGGCGCGGTTCCTGCTCGCCTTCACCGGCCCGTACGGGCACGCCTTGCACGCCAAGCGGTCCGCCGGCCGCCTGGCGGACACCCCGCACACCATCGACGCCGAGGCCTCGGCGCTGGACCTGCTCGACGTGGTGGCCGACGCCGACTGGGACCGCACCGGCGACGACGTGGTGGTGGTCGACCGGCGCGGCCGGTGCCTCGGCGTGGTGCTGGTGACCGAGGTGGTGCGCGGGGTGGCGGAGGCGAAGGTCGAGGAGGCCACCGCGCTCAGCCCGCTGACCCGGCTGCCCGGCTCCGACACCGTGGCCAGGGACATCGACCGCCGGATCGCCGCCCGCGAGCCGTTCGTCACCGCCTGGCTGGACGTGGACTCGTTCAAGGCGGTCAACGACAACGTGGGCTTCGCCGCGGGCGACGACCTCATCCGCGAACTCGGCCGCGCGCTGACCGAGGTGGCCGCGCGGCTGCCCAAGGTGACCCTGAGCCACGTCGGCGGCGACGACTTCCTGGTCGCCTGCGACGTGGACGAGATCGCCACCCTGGCCGCCGCGATGGTGGACGCCTCGTGGTCGGCCGACGGCCGCCCGGTGTCAGTGTCGCTGGCCACGCTGGTCTGCACGACCGCTTCGGTGGGTTCCTACCGCGAGGTGTCGAAACTGCTGGCACCACTGAAGAAACGGGCCAAGGAGGTGCCCGGGTCGAGCTGGGTCCTCGGCCGCCCCGGCTCCGACCGCGTCGAAGTCCTGCGCGGCCGGGGCGGGCGGGAAGTGCGCCTCAGCCCACCGGCTTGATGAAGCCGGATTCGTAGGCCCTGATCACCGCCTGCGTGCGGTCCCGGGCACCCAATTTCGCCAGCAGGTTGCCGACGTGGGTCTTCACCGTCTGCACTCCCAGGAAGAGTTCACCGGCGATCTCCACATTGGACAGTCCTTTGGCGACCAGGCGGAGCACCTCGGACTCGCGTTCGGTGAGCCCGACCCCGGCGAGCCGGTCCTGCCCGCCGACGTCGCCGTGGGTGGCGGCGAGGCGGCGGATGGCGGCCGGGAAGAGCAACGAGTCGCCCGCCGAAACCGTGCGTACCGCGGAGACGATCTCCTCCGGCCGGGCGCGTTTGAGCAGGAACCCGCTCGCGCCCGCACGCAGCGCCTCGTAGACGTAGTCGTCGTTCTCGAAGGTGGTCACCACCACGACCTTCGGCGGATTGTCCATAGTGGACATCAGGTGCCCGGTGGCGCGGATGCCGTCCACCGCGGGCATCCGCACGTCCATCAGCACCACGTCCGGCCGCAGCCTGCTGACCAGTCCGGGGACCTCGGCGCCGTCGCCGGCCTCCCCCACCACGGTCAGCCCCGGCTCGGACTCGATGATCGCCCGCAGCCCCGCCCTGATCAGCTGCTCGTCGTCGACCAGCAGCACGCCGATGCGCTGGGCCGTCCCCTCGGGGGACGACCCCCGGACCCCCGGACCGCTCATGTCCCGCTACCCCACGGCAATCCCACCACGACCTCCCAGTGTTCTCCGTTGCGCCCGGCGCTGAACTCGCCACGCAGGACCTCGACCCGTTCCGCCATGCCGCGGACCCCGCGCCCGCCGGTGCCGCGCGAGGCCACCGGCGCCCCGGCGGGGTTGCGCACCAGCAGGTCCAGCCGTTCTCCGCCGATCGCCACGTGCACGCCGACCGGGACCTTACCCGCGTGCCGCAGCACGTTGGTCAGGCATTCCTGCAGGATCCGGTACGCCTCGCGGGACACCACGGCGGGCACTTCGGCCGGTTCCCCGGTGACCTCCGCGGTCACCGGCACGCCCGCCAGCCGGGTCGCCTCCAGCAGGCCGGGCAGCTCGGTCAGCCCCGCCTGTGGTGCCTTGCCCGCCTTTTCCTCGCGCAGCAGGCCCAGCACGTGGTCCAGGTCCTCCAGCGCGGAACGGGCGGAGTCCTCGATGGCCTCCAGCGCGCGCTCGGTGAAATCGGGGTCGCGGCGCAGCGTCCGCCGCGCGGCTCCGGCCTGGATGGTCACCACGCTCAGCGCGTGTCCCACGGAATCGTGCAGTTCCCTGGCGAGCCGGTTGCGCTCGGCGAGTTGCTCGGTGCGCTTCTCCAGCTGGGCGATGCGGTCCGCCGCCGAGATGCCGAGCAGTACCGCCGCCGCCCGGCTGAGCAGGGCACCGGCCGCCGACACCGCGTAGACGAGCCCGATCACCGACAGCAGGAACAGCGCCGGGATCCACACCCCGGCCCAGCCGCGCGGCACCGGGATGCCCTCCTCGGTGGCGATCGCGATCCGCCCGGTGAACGGCCCGGCCAGCGACAACCCGAAGAGCACCGGCAGGACCAGGCTCAGGAAGCTGAAGACGCTCCCGCTGACCACGTGCAGCAGGAACATCGCGCTCGAACGCAGCCGCACCGGCCAGTTCTCCGCGCGGCCGAAGCTCGCGCCCGGCGCCGGGTCGTCGAGCAGCTCGCGCACGGCGGTGCCCTCCAGCACGCGGACCGCGGGCAGGAACGAGGTGCTGGCCATGACCAGGAGCGCCGCCAGCCCGCCGACCAGTGCCGCCATGCCGACGGTGGCCGCGAACGGGCTCACCGACGGGATCGCGATCGAGGCGAAGATCAGGTAGGGCACCGAAAGCGCGCCGCCGAGGATCAGGTAGGCCCAGCGGCGGTAGGTCGACCGGTCGACCACCGGGTTCAGCACGCGCACGCCCCGATCGTAGGCGGGTGCGCGCGAGCCGGGGTTCCCTCTTCGGAGGGAGGGCGACCCCGCGCGAGGTGGACCCTTCCGGCCCTTCTCGACTGCTCTACTGCGTGAGTGTCCTCTTTGCTCTTCGGTCTGCTCAGTCTCCCGTTCTACGTGGTGTTCCTGTGGCCGCTGGTGGCCGCGTCACGCCGGGTGCTCGGCGTGCGCATCGGCACCGTCCGCGCGCTCGCCGGCGCTCTGCTCGGCTGGCTGGTGGTCACCGGGGTGTTCACCCTGCTGCCCCCGGTGAACCCGGCCAGCCCGGCCGCGTTCGCCGGCCTGCTCGTGCCGATCGCCGGCGCCGCCTTCGTCACCACGCTGGTCTTCCTGTTCGTCGCCGAACTCGCGCTGCCGACCGGCGGTGGCCTCGGCCTGCTCGGCCGGATCCGGGCGGCAAGGGCGAAAGCCGGCCGTGGGCGCCGGTACTCGCAGATCACCCGGATCGCGGTCAAGCACGGGCTCGGCCCGTACCTGACCGGGCGCCGCGACCCCGACGGCAGCCGGGAAGCCGCGCTGGCCCGGTCCCTGCGCAAGGCGCTCGAAGAGGCCGGGGTCACCTTCGTCAAGCTCGGGCAGGTGCTGTCCACCCGGCCCGACCTGCTGTCCCAGCCGTTCCTCGACGAGCTGAGCCGGCTGCAGGACGGGGTCGCGCTGGCCCCCGCCGGGCTGATCGAGCAGGTGCTCGAGGACGAACTGGGCGCGCCGCCCGCCGAGGTGTTCGCCGAGTTCGACCCGGAGCCGATCGCCGCGGCGTCGATCGCGCAGGTCTACCGCGCGAAGCTGCGCACGGGTGAGCAGGTGGTGGTCAAGGTGCAGCGGCCCGACGTCCGCCGCGTGGTCGAGCGGGACCTCGACATCGTGCACCGGGTGGCGCGTTCGCTGGAACTGCGCACGCGGTGGGCGCGCTCGCTCGGCGTCGCCGAACTCGCCGAAGGCTTCGCCGTCGCACTGGTCGAGGAGCTGGATTTCCGGGTGGAGGCGCGGAACCTGGCCTCGGTGCGGGCCGCGCGGCCGGACGACTCGGTGGCGCTGCCGACCGTCCACGAAGGACTGTCCACCGAACGCGTGCTGGTGATGAGCAGGCTCGAGGGCGCGCCGCTGAACTCGGCCGAGGTGCGTGCCGACCGGCGGCCCGCGCTGGCGCGCTCGCTGCTGGACTGCCTGCTGCACCAGGTGATGCTGCACGGGGTGTTCCACGCGGACCCGCACCCTGGCAACGTGCTGGTGCTCGCCGACGGGCGGCTCGGCCTGCTCGACTTCGGTTCGGTCGGCAGGCTCGACGCGAGCCTGCGCGGCGGGCTGCAGAACCTGCTCGCCGCGATCGACCGCGGTGACCCGGCGGCGCTGCGCGACGGCCTGCTGGAGATCGTCGACCGGCCGGACGACATCGACGAGCGACGGCTCGAACGCGCGCTGGGTGCCTTGGTGGCCAAGCACTTCAGCCACCGGCAGGCGCCGGACCTGGACCTGTTCACCGACCTGTTCAAGGTGATCTCCGGGTTCCGCCTGTCGGTGCCGCCACCGATCGCTGCGGTGTTCCGCGCGCTGGCCACCATGGAGGGCACGCTGGGGCTGCTCTCGCCCGGGTTCGACGTGATGACCGAGTCGCGCTCGTTCGCCATGGCCAAGGTGGGCGAGAAGCTGCGCCCGGACTCGCTGCGCCAGGCCGCCACCGACGAGCTGATGTCGCTGCTGCCGGTGGTGCGCCGGTTGCCGCGGCGGCTGGACCGGATCAGTTCCGCGCTGGAGCAGGGCAGGCTGTCGGTCAACGTGCGGTTGTTCGCCGACGAACGCGACCGCCAGGTGATCACCGGGTGGCTGCACGAGATCCTGCTCGCCGCGACCGGCCTGGCCACCGGGATCATGGCGGTGCTGCTGCTCGGCAGCGCGAGCGGGCCGCGGGTGCTGCCGGACGTCTCGCTGAACCAGCTGTTCGGCTACCACCTGCTGGTGGTCAGCCTGCTGGTCGGCCTGCGGCTGCTGTTCGTGGTGTTCCGGACGCAGCGACAGCTCAGGTGAGCGCCTCGAACAACCCGGCAGCCGGGCCGTCGAGTCCGCCGGAGTGGACCACCTCGACGCAGTGCACCAGCTGATGTCACGAATGTGGCTTTCGAGACGTTGGATGTCTCGAAAGCCACATTCGTGACATCGGCTTCGCCGTTCCGCCCCCGGATGCTCGAGCATTGCGCTCACCCGCGCGTTGGCCTTACTCGCGTGAACGTGGGACTCGGGCACGCGAGTGTGGGGTTCGGCTGCACGAGCGCAGGACTC from the Amycolatopsis magusensis genome contains:
- a CDS encoding GGDEF domain-containing protein produces the protein MGPSQIAVSFAFQPLYSLHTGGAVAMEALARAGHGEHSVARLLDEAARAGRLAETDVALAAHAVRQEAGGQALLPLHLNLTAASVAEGAARFTPLFDVLDEVGRRPREVVLEIGPPFGRVRPADLLDSMAALTDLGFRLALDALGRGDLPLALLAAAPASTLKVDGTLTTRAPGDPASAAIFEALLHFASRTGARLVATGVENPAHLEVVRGLGIRVAQGPLFTGHDSLLEGMTLPLPVTTEQVTRSAAPRVKDFLKPATTLPASATCEEVREALAAAERVTGIVGVDDRERPLWSVDRARFLLAFTGPYGHALHAKRSAGRLADTPHTIDAEASALDLLDVVADADWDRTGDDVVVVDRRGRCLGVVLVTEVVRGVAEAKVEEATALSPLTRLPGSDTVARDIDRRIAAREPFVTAWLDVDSFKAVNDNVGFAAGDDLIRELGRALTEVAARLPKVTLSHVGGDDFLVACDVDEIATLAAAMVDASWSADGRPVSVSLATLVCTTASVGSYREVSKLLAPLKKRAKEVPGSSWVLGRPGSDRVEVLRGRGGREVRLSPPA
- a CDS encoding sensor histidine kinase: MRVLNPVVDRSTYRRWAYLILGGALSVPYLIFASIAIPSVSPFAATVGMAALVGGLAALLVMASTSFLPAVRVLEGTAVRELLDDPAPGASFGRAENWPVRLRSSAMFLLHVVSGSVFSFLSLVLPVLFGLSLAGPFTGRIAIATEEGIPVPRGWAGVWIPALFLLSVIGLVYAVSAAGALLSRAAAVLLGISAADRIAQLEKRTEQLAERNRLARELHDSVGHALSVVTIQAGAARRTLRRDPDFTERALEAIEDSARSALEDLDHVLGLLREEKAGKAPQAGLTELPGLLEATRLAGVPVTAEVTGEPAEVPAVVSREAYRILQECLTNVLRHAGKVPVGVHVAIGGERLDLLVRNPAGAPVASRGTGGRGVRGMAERVEVLRGEFSAGRNGEHWEVVVGLPWGSGT
- a CDS encoding response regulator transcription factor, whose amino-acid sequence is MSGPGVRGSSPEGTAQRIGVLLVDDEQLIRAGLRAIIESEPGLTVVGEAGDGAEVPGLVSRLRPDVVLMDVRMPAVDGIRATGHLMSTMDNPPKVVVVTTFENDDYVYEALRAGASGFLLKRARPEEIVSAVRTVSAGDSLLFPAAIRRLAATHGDVGGQDRLAGVGLTERESEVLRLVAKGLSNVEIAGELFLGVQTVKTHVGNLLAKLGARDRTQAVIRAYESGFIKPVG
- a CDS encoding ABC1 kinase family protein, translating into MSSLLFGLLSLPFYVVFLWPLVAASRRVLGVRIGTVRALAGALLGWLVVTGVFTLLPPVNPASPAAFAGLLVPIAGAAFVTTLVFLFVAELALPTGGGLGLLGRIRAARAKAGRGRRYSQITRIAVKHGLGPYLTGRRDPDGSREAALARSLRKALEEAGVTFVKLGQVLSTRPDLLSQPFLDELSRLQDGVALAPAGLIEQVLEDELGAPPAEVFAEFDPEPIAAASIAQVYRAKLRTGEQVVVKVQRPDVRRVVERDLDIVHRVARSLELRTRWARSLGVAELAEGFAVALVEELDFRVEARNLASVRAARPDDSVALPTVHEGLSTERVLVMSRLEGAPLNSAEVRADRRPALARSLLDCLLHQVMLHGVFHADPHPGNVLVLADGRLGLLDFGSVGRLDASLRGGLQNLLAAIDRGDPAALRDGLLEIVDRPDDIDERRLERALGALVAKHFSHRQAPDLDLFTDLFKVISGFRLSVPPPIAAVFRALATMEGTLGLLSPGFDVMTESRSFAMAKVGEKLRPDSLRQAATDELMSLLPVVRRLPRRLDRISSALEQGRLSVNVRLFADERDRQVITGWLHEILLAATGLATGIMAVLLLGSASGPRVLPDVSLNQLFGYHLLVVSLLVGLRLLFVVFRTQRQLR